The segment attttaacattatcaaacatttttaaacttattttaagttattttaacaTTATTAAACATTTCCtaactaattttaaattatttttatatttgtcaaatacttctgaaactcaaaaacttacttaaaaaattattgacctacttttaaatcaaattcaaatgcTAAAAATTCTCCAAAATTAGTGTTAGACAAAATAGCATAAGAAGAATTATATTATCAACATTCACAAATTTAGaataacttttttattctttaccAGTAGTAAGATAGAATTATAGTATCCGCCGGTGTAGTGAAAGAGATGGAAACAAATTAAACCGAATTTGATATCTATCCGTGAGATGTGACGTATCCCTTTTGTCTACTCTATTTATCTCATGACACATGACTCATGCTCaaacttttttttgataaaaaagaaaaaagtcatAGTacataaataaatgatttttaatttgaattcaaTAGATAATTAcgttttttaaatatttgatgtgtataaatagacatttaaatttatatataattaaataagtagATTAAATATATCATACGTGATATAATATATGTAAGATATAAAATTGACATGCAGAAATATAGAAcgaatgtatttatttatttaattttatataaatttaagtatcAAATTGTGCATATTTAAAGTTAAAGACCATAATTATTTGTTGAAGCcaagtttatatattatgttaaaaaaataataatgtactACTCACTTTGCTTATGCCTTACTTTAACCATTGTCATCTCTTCTAATTTCCTATCCAAAAATTACCTCACAAGTAAAGCTAATGATTAGACTTATTCAAGGATGATTGTTGAGTGCAAGAAACTTAGCATCATTTTGTGAAAATTGATATGATCTTGTCATACTCATAAGTTTGATATGACCTTGTCATTAATTGTtcataaaaacttttttttataattataatctaaTCTTATCTCCCTAATTAAAAGACTAagaatctattttttattattatttaattatttgttgtttttaaGGATTATTGAATTGTGCAGAGTGTCGGTTTTATTAgatgttaaaataaaataataagcaaTATGTGTGATGTATGGTGTGGGTGGAGCTAAGACTAAAGAGTCCATCTGATATTGATGTCTTAACAGTTAACACCCAACTTGTTCCTCTTTCCCACTTTAGGTACTTGTGCACCAAACTTTTTCCCAACTTATTATTTCCATCTCTAAGGACAATTTCAaactaaaatagtaataatttttttaagattaaagTACATAAATGTATAGTTTAAGACCCTTTACCTTTAAATTTGTATTCCTTTACTTGATGGTTTTTGATAAAAAGAACTTACCAAATTTGTAAGTAGATTTTGAATTAGGCAATATACGTACACACATTCTATAAATAATGTGTTAGACATTTGTGTGTTGCAAGATAAATAAAGtagttaaatatatatgttgaaTACTTTTGTAATATATAAGGGTTTAAATTGAATGGACATATTTGTTCATGGAAgattataattaatatgaatagttactccttaaattttagaaatatgaACATTATCTAGAAGTAcactaaaaaaattgtagataTTTGTTGTAATCCAGGGCGGAGCTAGAAATAGTCGACGGCGTTCACCTAAACTCCTTCAACAAAAAATACATTGtatcaataagaaaaaattatgtctttatattgaatttgaACCTCGTGAATGTGAGATCAAATATTGACTTAGTGGTTGAGGGGATTCAAACTTAGAGGTGTATCTGGGGTGGGGGggtaggaggggggggggggttcacCAGGTTAACATGAACTCATGGTCCCCCTTCGAAATCATATATAGTAgtgtaatattttaaacaaaatatattgaaatatagATGTGTGAACCTACACTCAGAGTACATAATGTGATTATAACTGGGTGCATCTCTCCGCAAgattagaaatttgaattttatatttatgttgttttatttttctttcaaaaatatataacacGTCTTTAAGTGGTAAttggtaatatatatatatatatatatatatatatatatatatatacctataGTTTTGTAGGTTAGCAATAGTAAAAATCTAAATATCGAActgtttaaatttatatcataaatcaaccTTTTTATAATGGTGCACCCAtcatttcaaaattatgaatacGCCTCTGTTCAAACTCGTCTTCCTAGAATTACTTGTATTTCTTCCTATTTAGGCAATATCtctttgaagaaaataattcttCACGCCTCAAACCGTCCTCTTCTTCCTATTATTTTCCTAAACACCAAAAGCAAAGTTAGGTGAAAGTTAATAAGTTTGGAAGAACCCGCTCGCTTTTTCATAGatttgtattaaaaattaaataatatatatatatatatatatatatatatatatatatatatatatattaaaataaaaatctccaaacaaaattaatttaaaacatcCAAACACCTTATAACCTTAGCTCCACCTCTAACATTATgcattaaaaatagaaaatatatgtgttgaaaaaaatgaaaaagctAGTCGCGTTACACAGTTAACGTGGAGTGTTCAAATACATGTATTCcctttataaataaatacaaaaatatttataacataaaGTTGGGTCATTTTTAATAGCAAGaggtatgtatatatagtaaataaatattgtcATAACATAACAATAACGTAACGTAAGTATCCTTTTCTCTTAACTCTCACCTTCTTCTTTCCCACCGTTTCTTTCTCAGCTTAaatatttctcttcttttctttttctccctTTGCTTGCTTCTCTTTATCTCCTCTCCTTCAAGGTACTTCAATATTcctttttctatatatattttattatttggagCTCTACTCTAATTTTATtactctttctatttttctatacacttattataaatatagtgagattaattaattaattaattgctcATCAGATGGCAGATAACAACACCACAACTCAAGATTTTGATGGTTCCTCTCAGGTactaattcaaattatattattaattattattatttctgcTAAATTCTTTGGGTAAtgaacattttttctttttacatgtCGGCCGGtgcaatttattattttttcacacttttttctttttgaatccGTTTCTTAATTGGTGTCACTTTTTAACTCTTTATTGTGGAAATACTAAAGTGATTTACCAAATTGTAATTTGGTAAACGTAATCATTtagtcttattttttaaattttatgtccGATCAAATAATGTCATCGGAGAAAATATCCTCTCTAATTCTCAGGTGTACTATGTGTATAAAGGTTTACAAAGCATTACAACTCAactcttttaacttatttaaaactGAAATATATTAAATCCCTTCAAGGTCCATTAATAaggaaataactttttttaccCTCCTACAAAATTTTGTGTGTGAAAGTGAAAATTTCtcatagaaaaaataaattatataagaatATTGTTCGctcttttataatttaaatagaagaaaataacttattttttatgctcaaaaagtaaaaattttttattaaaaaaataaaataaaaaatggctGACACATCACACATATACTTGGGTCACAAAAGATTCCTATAGCTAGGGAACAGTTGGGTTTTAATTTACTGTTTATGAAACTCAATTAGATGCTTCCAAATCCTAGCTTGTGTGTTATTGGAACCtgacattatttttatcatttgcaTTAGCATTAAGGACCAATTATATTCTTGGTTCGATATGATTTTCTTTGTAATTTTAGTAATGTGGTCCAAAGAAAATATCTTGAgacgttatttttttttaaaaaaagaagaaaaataagcaTAAATATGATGTAGATTGTGGGGTTGAAGGGACGAAGCAATCACGTGCAACCTGCCGTAGGGGATCACAAAAGAGTGGTATATGCTTTTTGATTTAGATTTATGTATGTAAACATTTGAGCCACTCATACTTTAGATTCAATTATTATTCAAAAAGGTGTCGGCACTAAATTAACAAACTTGATTAGGATATTTACTCAAATTAACTTAGTTTTAATCAGaagatttctttttattaataatgaattatcatattacaaatatttaaaaagttggACCCATAAGTTTATGCTGTGAATTATACTTGCTtgtgaaaaaagaaatttatttggTCCTCTATAGTACTAACTATAGTATTTAAgaagtttgaaaataatattttaactttacaGAAATTTGGTCAATAAGCTACATTAATCAGAATATAGAGTTTggaaaatacaaattaaattatcacATGGGATTCTGTGCTTGGTCCCCATTGAacttttattgtttaaatttgTTCCTTGATATGTCAAATCAAGTCAAATGTTAGGCAAAAGGAGTAGATAgttatatgtttaattaatttatgtagaGTTAGTTAGGTGTCTAATATTGAATTTAGTTGCAAGTTGTTTTTTGACTCAACCTTTGATTGTTTGGTATAATTACAAACTTCTGTAGACTACTTCTACTGGTAACAAATATGGAGGACTTGCTCCAAAGAAGAAGCCTTTGATTTCAAAGGCAagtcttatattatttttttatcttaattttataaaacttatataaacaaattaatttatataatgttgTTACAGGATCATGAACGTGCCTTTTTTGACTCCGCAGACTGGGCTCTATGCAAGGTAGACATAAATTAACGTGCAAGTTACACAGTtagtaggaaaaaaattatattcgctagtcaaataaattatttcgaTGAATGACTATTTAACTCGAATATCCTTTTGAACTTCTTTTCAATGTTGGTACTTTTCATATGAATACAGCAAGGTGCAGGAGTTGATCAAAAATCAACGGTGGCTATAGAAACATTGCGTCCCAAATTACAGGTAACTGGAACCCTTGAAAAAACTAtgaatcaactttttttttatataaaaaaaaatattactctaatttattattgttattattatttttatgaacttCATTTACTAGTgagaatatattatttgaaatgaaaCAGAGAACAACTCATCAACAATTGCCTCCTAGAAGACCTGCTTGTACATCTTGATTCACATGTGGTACCTTCAAAATGCTGATTTTGTTATGTTATTTGCTGGCTAAGTAGACATAATATGTCACTATAAATACATGGTTCTTTTCTTC is part of the Solanum lycopersicum chromosome 1, SLM_r2.1 genome and harbors:
- the LOC101259189 gene encoding uncharacterized protein isoform X2, with translation MADNNTTTQDFDGSSQTTSTGNKYGGLAPKKKPLISKDHERAFFDSADWALCKQGAGVDQKSTVAIETLRPKLQRTTHQQLPPRRPACTS
- the LOC101259189 gene encoding uncharacterized protein isoform X1, translated to MADNNTTTQDFDGSSQIVGLKGRSNHVQPAVGDHKRVTTSTGNKYGGLAPKKKPLISKDHERAFFDSADWALCKQGAGVDQKSTVAIETLRPKLQRTTHQQLPPRRPACTS